One region of Permianibacter fluminis genomic DNA includes:
- a CDS encoding DUF5916 domain-containing protein — MSATAMKTLFAVASLLLCSVGHANINVDGRADEIEWQQAKVLDQFVTVEPYTQAIPPYQQRVLLLSLPEGLALAFQIDHPAEVTRTKPQTQRDQLDSADRVNLIIDFDNKGQTAYNFTVSLANGIEDGIASRNNFRNDWDGDWQHAVHETDNGWSVEMLIPWTIAAMDPVDGDTRTVGIYLDRVLKARGERYAYPALRFNQSDFISTFAKINIPAYSASQSHVYPYVSVRRDMVNGDTETRAGLDVFYKPSPSFQLIGALNPDFGQVESDDLVVDFSAIEVFFSDKRPFFTENNDDFILSLPDSGQLIYTRRIGGNRDDGKGIADIDAAVKLRGANGAGSISYLGAQEADFGDDLGRRFQVLRPKYRVGETQFGYTLLQTDRPFLQREAQVQAVDVTSVFNENVHLHVQALQSQIDVADSRTRDNGGWLAVDINPSVSTQHTFELVNYGEELMLNDMGYVQRSNLRQVSWLTRYVQTGFADDAWIQEIEWQGKVKPRRNQQGDDIGDMARITMQARSRAGDIAFFESVITQPGEDDLISRGNGNWDAPEKLSKEVWFESARRDNSAWSGGYYSYEEGLHQSFDMYWAAYTHYFGDSFTTSTELKYRDSPDWLIWQQGIDFNRYQREVYEAEFGLNWFPSDKHELRLKAQWLAIAADHGQAYQLVNEDMQATGNAVADLNINTFGLQLRYRYKLGSLSDVFAVYSRGGFSEREDGPDAPGPLFSDALELRDADQFLVKLRLQF; from the coding sequence ATGTCCGCCACCGCCATGAAAACGCTGTTCGCCGTCGCATCCCTGCTGCTTTGCAGCGTTGGCCATGCCAACATCAATGTTGATGGCCGGGCCGATGAAATCGAATGGCAACAAGCCAAGGTGCTCGATCAGTTCGTCACCGTCGAGCCGTATACCCAAGCCATACCGCCGTATCAGCAACGGGTTTTGCTGTTGTCACTGCCGGAAGGACTGGCACTGGCCTTTCAGATTGATCATCCGGCCGAGGTCACCCGCACCAAGCCACAAACGCAGCGTGACCAGCTCGACAGCGCCGACCGGGTCAATCTGATTATCGATTTCGACAACAAGGGCCAGACCGCCTACAACTTCACGGTCAGTCTGGCCAACGGAATCGAAGACGGCATCGCCTCGCGCAACAATTTCCGCAATGACTGGGATGGCGATTGGCAGCACGCCGTACATGAAACGGACAACGGCTGGTCGGTGGAAATGCTGATTCCCTGGACCATTGCCGCGATGGATCCGGTCGACGGCGATACCCGCACGGTCGGCATCTATCTGGACCGGGTGTTGAAAGCGCGCGGCGAGCGTTATGCCTACCCGGCGCTGCGTTTCAACCAGAGCGACTTCATCAGCACCTTTGCCAAAATCAACATCCCCGCGTACTCGGCGTCGCAGTCGCACGTCTACCCATATGTCAGCGTCCGCCGTGACATGGTCAATGGCGATACCGAAACCCGCGCCGGTCTTGATGTGTTTTACAAACCATCGCCGTCGTTTCAGTTGATCGGCGCGCTTAATCCGGATTTTGGCCAAGTCGAAAGCGATGATCTGGTCGTGGATTTTTCGGCCATCGAAGTGTTCTTTTCCGACAAGCGGCCCTTCTTCACCGAGAACAATGACGACTTCATTCTGTCACTGCCGGACAGTGGCCAACTGATCTACACCCGCCGCATCGGTGGCAACCGCGACGACGGTAAAGGCATTGCCGATATTGATGCGGCAGTCAAACTGCGCGGCGCCAATGGCGCCGGCTCCATCAGTTACCTCGGTGCCCAGGAAGCTGATTTTGGTGATGACCTTGGCCGGCGGTTTCAGGTGCTTCGGCCCAAGTACCGGGTTGGTGAAACCCAGTTCGGTTATACCCTGCTGCAAACCGATCGGCCGTTCCTGCAACGCGAAGCCCAGGTCCAGGCGGTCGATGTCACCAGTGTTTTCAACGAAAACGTTCACCTGCATGTGCAGGCCCTGCAAAGCCAGATCGACGTCGCCGACAGCCGCACGCGCGACAACGGTGGCTGGCTTGCTGTCGACATCAACCCGTCGGTGTCGACCCAGCACACGTTTGAGCTGGTCAATTACGGCGAAGAGCTCATGCTCAACGACATGGGCTACGTTCAGCGCAGCAATCTGCGTCAGGTCTCCTGGCTGACCCGTTATGTGCAAACCGGTTTTGCCGACGATGCCTGGATTCAGGAAATCGAGTGGCAAGGCAAAGTCAAACCACGGCGCAATCAGCAAGGTGATGATATCGGCGACATGGCGCGCATCACCATGCAGGCGCGCAGCCGTGCCGGTGACATTGCGTTTTTTGAATCGGTGATCACCCAACCGGGCGAAGACGATCTGATTTCCCGTGGCAATGGCAACTGGGATGCCCCGGAAAAACTCAGCAAGGAAGTCTGGTTCGAATCGGCGCGCCGCGACAACAGCGCCTGGAGCGGCGGCTATTACAGTTACGAAGAAGGCCTGCACCAATCGTTTGACATGTACTGGGCCGCTTACACCCATTACTTCGGCGACAGCTTCACCACCAGCACGGAACTCAAATACCGTGACAGCCCGGACTGGTTGATCTGGCAGCAAGGCATCGACTTCAACCGTTACCAGCGCGAAGTCTACGAGGCCGAGTTTGGTCTGAACTGGTTCCCGAGCGACAAACACGAGCTGCGGCTGAAAGCCCAGTGGCTCGCCATCGCAGCCGACCACGGTCAGGCCTATCAACTCGTCAATGAAGACATGCAGGCGACCGGTAACGCCGTTGCCGATCTGAATATCAATACCTTTGGCCTGCAGCTGCGCTACCGCTACAAGCTCGGCTCATTGTCCGATGTCTTTGCCGTCTACAGCCGTGGTGGCTTCAGCGAACGCGAAGATGGCCCCGATGCGCCAGGCCCGCTTTTCAGTGACGCGCTGGAACTGCGCGATGCCGACCAGTTTCTGGTCAAGCTACGGTTGCAGTTTTAG
- a CDS encoding RidA family protein, producing the protein MDITRTGTTARWSDTVSHNHTLYLVEVPTTLSADISGQAQEMLASLEQSLVSAGSSKARLLMATIYLSDISEIDAFNAIWDSWVPADTAPARACVQAKLAKPGYRVEIQVIAALA; encoded by the coding sequence ATGGACATCACCCGCACCGGAACCACTGCCCGCTGGTCCGATACTGTCAGCCACAACCACACGCTGTACCTTGTCGAAGTGCCCACCACGTTGAGCGCCGACATCAGCGGACAGGCACAGGAAATGTTGGCCAGCCTCGAACAATCACTGGTCAGTGCCGGCAGCAGCAAGGCGCGGTTGTTGATGGCGACCATCTATCTGAGCGATATCAGCGAGATCGATGCCTTCAATGCCATTTGGGACAGCTGGGTGCCGGCCGATACCGCACCCGCTCGCGCCTGCGTACAGGCCAAGCTGGCCAAGCCGGGCTACCGGGTCGAAATCCAGGTGATCGCGGCGCTGGCTTGA
- a CDS encoding P-loop NTPase family protein, with amino-acid sequence MKATLKLFFFLSAMLLFGCDESDKGAQELQSRGAVVNKLSLSGDYQRAADEAVKLAKDFPGSAKAQFLAAFYLGRKAQMTESHPFSNETANEVRKYLSKGFAIGPDDVETEWGAALVYAGISAPREAMSIFLKYKDDNEFLTREGRIDTFSDFAYLIADSGDLPESLEVMDAALAANPGHDSLAQEKVRLLTKFSTIEEVELFAKSFESQFGFRETIQYQVCSAYKYRQLKEKAIKCFNALLAVPDLSEEEREMILSDMKN; translated from the coding sequence ATGAAGGCGACGCTCAAACTATTCTTTTTTTTGTCGGCTATGCTTTTGTTTGGTTGTGATGAAAGCGATAAGGGCGCGCAGGAGCTGCAATCAAGAGGCGCGGTAGTCAATAAGCTATCTCTGAGCGGGGACTATCAGCGCGCCGCTGACGAGGCGGTAAAATTGGCGAAAGACTTTCCTGGGAGTGCGAAAGCTCAATTTCTTGCAGCTTTCTATCTAGGAAGAAAGGCTCAGATGACTGAGTCGCATCCTTTTTCTAATGAGACCGCAAATGAGGTCAGAAAGTATCTAAGTAAGGGGTTTGCAATTGGGCCAGATGATGTTGAAACAGAATGGGGCGCTGCACTAGTTTATGCCGGGATAAGTGCCCCAAGAGAAGCGATGAGTATTTTTTTGAAGTATAAGGATGATAACGAGTTTCTGACTCGGGAAGGGCGTATCGACACATTTTCAGACTTCGCATATTTGATAGCAGATTCTGGCGATCTGCCTGAGTCGCTTGAAGTGATGGATGCTGCTTTGGCCGCCAATCCAGGCCATGACTCACTTGCTCAAGAGAAGGTAAGGTTGTTAACTAAGTTTTCAACGATAGAAGAAGTCGAGTTGTTTGCGAAATCTTTCGAAAGCCAGTTCGGTTTTCGCGAAACCATACAGTACCAAGTTTGCTCGGCTTACAAATATCGGCAGTTAAAGGAAAAGGCAATTAAATGCTTCAATGCATTGCTTGCCGTGCCTGATTTGTCAGAGGAGGAGCGGGAAATGATTCTTTCTGATATGAAAAATTAG
- a CDS encoding sensor histidine kinase — translation MESRSQTQVQAGFLLLGCLLSGVMFLYRLLDAGWAAATLVTLLAWLAYSALLIAFRCNLDRGLTADLSLLLLLVVVIGVAINDNGLYSRVMIWLPAVPLIGNFFAGRIRAIGSCLLVIVMLIGLALAHHQGLLARFPALGNEWARLLAFSASTLLVSGTAYLYERNRREADAEKQRLAALHRQWVSVVSHELRTPLTALHGALSLTRHNAESNPERNAEFLAIALRNTERLVRLTNDLLDMERINAGKVLLTRSPSDISQLLEHAASMHQSRADECHITLRVESTVTAPVNIDADRIEQVVHNLLSNALKFSKPDSTVQLRANITHDKRGNDTLHVEVTDTGPGISAELATRLFTPFSQGDGNDSRAHGGFGLGLSICNALIAAHGGQIGFRNGADGGCTFYFEVPLSAV, via the coding sequence TTGGAGAGTCGCAGTCAAACGCAGGTGCAAGCCGGTTTTCTGCTGCTCGGCTGCCTGCTGTCCGGCGTGATGTTTCTGTATCGGCTGCTGGATGCGGGCTGGGCCGCTGCCACGCTTGTTACCCTGCTGGCCTGGCTCGCCTACAGCGCGCTGCTGATTGCCTTTCGTTGCAATCTGGATCGAGGATTGACGGCGGATCTGTCGTTGCTGCTGCTGCTGGTGGTGGTTATCGGCGTAGCGATCAATGACAACGGCCTGTATTCCCGGGTGATGATCTGGTTACCGGCGGTGCCGCTGATTGGCAATTTTTTTGCCGGCCGCATTCGCGCCATCGGCAGTTGCCTGTTGGTCATTGTGATGCTGATCGGTTTGGCGCTGGCACACCATCAGGGGCTGCTTGCCCGCTTTCCTGCACTCGGCAATGAATGGGCCCGATTGCTGGCGTTTTCAGCGTCGACCTTGCTGGTGTCCGGCACGGCCTATCTGTACGAACGCAACCGGCGCGAGGCCGACGCAGAAAAACAGCGGCTGGCGGCGTTACATCGGCAATGGGTGTCGGTGGTCAGTCACGAATTGCGGACACCGCTCACCGCATTGCACGGTGCGCTGTCGCTGACCCGGCACAATGCGGAAAGCAATCCCGAGCGCAATGCCGAGTTTCTGGCCATCGCCTTGCGCAACACCGAGCGGCTGGTCCGGTTGACCAATGATTTGTTGGACATGGAGCGGATCAACGCCGGCAAGGTGCTGCTCACGCGCAGTCCAAGCGACATTTCTCAGCTGCTTGAACATGCCGCCAGCATGCATCAATCGCGCGCTGATGAATGCCACATTACGTTGCGTGTTGAGTCGACGGTTACAGCCCCGGTCAATATCGATGCCGACCGGATTGAGCAGGTGGTGCACAACCTGCTGTCGAATGCACTCAAGTTTTCCAAACCGGACAGCACGGTACAGCTGCGTGCCAACATCACGCACGACAAACGTGGCAACGACACCTTGCATGTCGAAGTAACCGACACCGGACCGGGCATCAGTGCTGAATTGGCGACCCGCTTATTCACACCATTCAGTCAGGGCGACGGCAATGACAGCCGCGCCCACGGCGGCTTTGGTCTGGGTCTTAGTATATGCAATGCATTGATCGCTGCCCACGGTGGGCAGATTGGCTTTCGCAATGGCGCTGATGGCGGCTGCACGTTTTATTTTGAGGTTCCGCTCAGCGCAGTCTGA